Part of the Bacteroidales bacterium genome is shown below.
TCTATCAGAAAGCATATAAGCTGGCTATGGAAATATTTGAATTTTCAAAGGGATTTCCAAAAGAGGAAAAGTTTTCATTGACGGATCAGATAAGAAGATCTTCCAGATCCGTTACATCGAATATTGCAGAAGCATGGGCAAAGCGTCGTTATGAGAAATCTTTTATCAGCAAGCTTACTGATTCACTTGGTGAGGAATTTGAAACAGAGGTTTGGATTGATTATTGTAAAGACTGTGGATATCTCCAGAAAGATATCCATGAAGAACTTATTAAGGAATATCTTGAAGTAAAGAAAATTCTTGTATCCATGATCAATAATCATTACAAGTGGTGTATGTAGTATTCTTTGCGCTATACG
Proteins encoded:
- a CDS encoding four helix bundle protein → MSKIESYKDLIVYQKAYKLAMEIFEFSKGFPKEEKFSLTDQIRRSSRSVTSNIAEAWAKRRYEKSFISKLTDSLGEEFETEVWIDYCKDCGYLQKDIHEELIKEYLEVKKILVSMINNHYKWCM